A portion of the Gossypium arboreum isolate Shixiya-1 chromosome 8, ASM2569848v2, whole genome shotgun sequence genome contains these proteins:
- the LOC108468787 gene encoding DNA (cytosine-5)-methyltransferase CMT3-like gives SLRSAGRVYTASDDTWEPIEGLRNCQECIQEFVTNGFRSKILPLRGDVDVICGGPPCQEISGYNRHRNVDSSLDDEKNHQIVVFMDIVEYLKPKFVLMENVVDMLRLDKASLGRYTLSRLVLMKYQARLGIVAAGCYGLPQFQLRVFLFGAHSSEVTTLQFLHKIELQHS, from the exons AGTTTAAG GTCTGCTGGAAGGGTTTATACTGCAAGTGATGATACATGGGAACCAATTGAAGGCTTAAG GAATTGCCAAGAATGTATTCAGGAATTTGTAACAAATGGATTCAGGTCTAAAATCTTGCCCCTCCGT GGGGATGTTGATGTTATTTGTGGTGGCCCTCCATGCCAAGAGATAAGTGGTTATAATCGCCATAGAAATGTTGATTCTTCACTGGATGATGAAAAAAATCATCAAATCGTGGTCTTCATGGACATAGTGGAATACTTAAAACCTAAGTTTGTTTTAATGGAAAATGTGGTTGATATGCTGAGACTTGACAAGGCTTCTCTTGGAAGATATACTTTAAGTAGGTTGGTACTTATGAAATACCAAGCAAGGCTTGGAATAGTTGCGGCTGGTTGTTATGGTCTTCCTCAATTTCAGTTGCGTGTTTTTTTGTTTGGAGCACATTCTAGTGAGGTTACTACTCTCCagtttttgcataaaattgaattacaGCACTCCTGA